A section of the Piliocolobus tephrosceles isolate RC106 chromosome 14, ASM277652v3, whole genome shotgun sequence genome encodes:
- the CDKN2B gene encoding cyclin-dependent kinase 4 inhibitor B, with protein sequence MREENKGMPSGGGSDEGLTSAAARGLVEKVRQLLEAGADPNGVNRFGRRAIQVMMMGSARVAELLLLHGAEPNCADPATLTRPVHDAAREGFLDTLVVLHRAGARLDVRDAWGRLPVDLAEERGHRDVAGYLRAATGD encoded by the exons ATGCGCGAGGAGAACAAGGGCATGCCCAGTGGAGGCGGCAGCGATGAGGGCCTGACCAGCGCCGCGGCGCGGGGACTAGTGGAGAAGGTGCGACAGCTCCTGGAAGCCGGCGCGGATCCCAACGGAGTCAACCGCTTCGGGAGGCGCGCGATCCAG GTCATGATGATGGGCAGCGCCCGCGTGGCGGAGCTGCTGCTGCTCCACGGCGCAGAGCCCAACTGCGCCGACCCCGCCACGCTCACCCGACCGGTGCATGACGCTGCCCGGGAGGGCTTCCTGGACACGCTGGTGGTGCTGCACCGGGCCGGGGCGCGGCTGGACGTGCGCGATGCCTGGGGTCGTCTGCCCGTGGACCTGGCTGAGGAGCGGGGCCACCGCGATGTTGCAGGGTACCTGCGCGCGGCCACGGGGGACTGA